A single genomic interval of Mucilaginibacter boryungensis harbors:
- a CDS encoding glycoside hydrolase family 172 protein, producing the protein MKINGLIIRVVAIVLCFFYANLKAQSLYELPTDVNTRWISFENPTGGKGAGAMQNKGAKGNASQWVKAGESKVLMDYNGAGVINRIWMTIIDRNPKALRAIHLDMYWEGSTKPAVSVPLGDFFGIGLGRMAAFQSALFTDPEGKSFNCYIPMPFRKHAKIVFVNESQQNQLLFYDVNISKLAKPTNNIAYFHAYWSNNDGAKLGEDFEILPRVKGKGRFLGTNLSVIADKVYGDTWFGEGEVKTYLDGDTNYPTLAGSGTEDYIGSAWNLGAFNQLYQGAPIVDKQKKQYAFYRYHIPDPIYFHTDCRVTIQQMGGAGRDLIRGIIKAGGKAKPISVMTAKGLIKLQELKDYPDLFDDKFPADEWVNFYRIDDYSATAYFYLDKPVSNLPALAPLEKRLKGL; encoded by the coding sequence ATGAAAATTAATGGTCTGATTATAAGGGTAGTGGCAATTGTTTTATGTTTTTTTTATGCCAATTTAAAAGCCCAATCACTATATGAATTGCCAACTGATGTTAACACCCGCTGGATAAGTTTTGAAAACCCAACGGGTGGAAAGGGCGCTGGCGCCATGCAAAATAAAGGAGCTAAGGGCAATGCCAGTCAATGGGTTAAAGCAGGCGAATCCAAAGTGTTAATGGATTATAATGGCGCTGGTGTAATTAACCGTATATGGATGACCATTATAGATCGTAACCCTAAAGCGCTAAGGGCAATACATCTGGATATGTATTGGGAGGGCTCAACAAAACCTGCCGTATCTGTGCCTTTAGGCGATTTTTTTGGTATAGGCTTAGGTAGGATGGCTGCTTTCCAAAGTGCTTTATTTACCGATCCGGAAGGGAAATCGTTCAATTGTTATATTCCAATGCCATTTAGAAAGCATGCTAAAATTGTTTTTGTAAATGAATCGCAACAGAACCAATTGTTGTTTTATGATGTGAATATTTCTAAACTCGCAAAACCGACTAATAATATAGCATATTTTCATGCTTATTGGAGTAATAATGATGGCGCAAAGCTAGGCGAAGATTTTGAAATATTACCCCGGGTTAAAGGGAAGGGCCGGTTTTTGGGTACAAACCTAAGTGTGATAGCCGATAAGGTTTATGGTGATACATGGTTTGGCGAAGGTGAAGTAAAAACATATTTGGATGGAGATACGAATTATCCTACACTGGCAGGGTCTGGCACTGAAGATTATATTGGATCGGCCTGGAATTTAGGGGCTTTTAATCAGCTATATCAAGGGGCTCCTATTGTTGATAAACAAAAAAAGCAATATGCTTTTTATCGGTACCATATTCCCGATCCTATTTATTTTCATACAGATTGCCGTGTCACCATTCAGCAAATGGGCGGTGCCGGGCGAGATCTGATCAGGGGGATCATAAAGGCAGGGGGTAAGGCCAAACCAATTAGTGTGATGACTGCCAAAGGGTTGATCAAACTACAGGAATTAAAAGACTACCCCGATCTGTTTGACGATAAGTTCCCGGCAGATGAATGGGTCAATTTCTACCGTATTGATGATTATTCAGCCACAGCCTATTTCTATTTAGATAAACCTGTAAGTAATTTACCTGCACTGGCGCCGCTTGAAAAAAGATTAAAGGGACTTTGA
- a CDS encoding DUF6786 family protein, with protein MRAILLTIQSLFIIVSMMSCNSPSGNASGGNNAKGSFGFDCEFIAKHDIGAVILSSGDMKIIVSPKYQAKVFTSTASGDAGRSFGWIHYKAFDGPKDAHMNAYGGENRLWLGPEGGRFSLFFKPGAKMEFTNWTTPAAFDIESWDVSEHTTTLVRLHKQMSLINYAGTQLSLRIDRSILLLSRKEIDSLLGISTDTLVNTVGYQTENTLTNTGTNAWDEKSGVPCIWLLDMFPPSDKTVIVVPYKQDKPETKPATTNYFGEIPPDRVKMNGKTLFFRADGKNRGKLGIHPKRAVNIAGSYDAQNKILTIIKFSIDNNAQYLNQEWNTTKPPFSGDAVNAYNDGPLADGSQMGPFYELESVSPAAFLQPGKKQVHQHAVFHFTGTEAALSNISTKTLGISLQDIKKAF; from the coding sequence ATGAGAGCAATTCTTTTAACCATTCAATCACTGTTTATTATCGTAAGTATGATGTCATGCAATTCGCCATCAGGCAATGCAAGCGGGGGCAATAACGCTAAAGGTAGCTTTGGTTTTGATTGTGAGTTTATTGCAAAGCATGATATCGGCGCTGTCATACTATCCAGCGGAGATATGAAGATTATTGTATCGCCAAAGTACCAGGCCAAAGTTTTTACATCAACAGCTTCAGGGGATGCTGGCCGAAGTTTTGGTTGGATTCACTATAAAGCTTTTGACGGACCTAAAGATGCCCATATGAATGCGTATGGTGGAGAGAACCGTTTGTGGTTAGGTCCCGAAGGTGGTCGTTTTTCACTTTTTTTTAAACCGGGTGCAAAAATGGAATTTACCAATTGGACAACCCCAGCGGCATTTGATATAGAAAGCTGGGATGTGAGCGAGCATACTACAACTCTGGTGCGGTTACATAAGCAAATGTCGTTAATTAATTATGCCGGCACACAACTTTCGTTACGGATAGATCGCAGCATATTATTATTAAGCAGAAAAGAAATAGATAGCTTATTAGGTATATCCACAGATACTTTGGTAAATACAGTAGGGTATCAAACCGAAAATACATTAACCAATACTGGCACAAACGCATGGGATGAAAAAAGTGGTGTGCCATGTATATGGCTCCTGGATATGTTTCCCCCCTCGGATAAAACAGTAATTGTGGTGCCTTACAAGCAGGACAAACCAGAAACAAAACCCGCCACAACAAATTACTTTGGTGAAATACCGCCAGACCGAGTAAAAATGAATGGTAAAACGCTGTTCTTTAGAGCTGATGGCAAAAACCGAGGTAAATTGGGCATCCATCCAAAAAGAGCGGTAAACATAGCTGGCAGCTATGATGCCCAAAATAAAATACTCACTATTATTAAATTTAGTATAGACAATAATGCGCAATATTTAAACCAAGAATGGAATACCACTAAGCCGCCTTTTAGCGGAGATGCTGTAAATGCTTATAACGACGGTCCGCTTGCCGATGGTAGTCAAATGGGGCCATTTTATGAACTGGAGAGTGTATCACCAGCCGCATTTCTTCAGCCGGGAAAAAAACAGGTACATCAGCATGCCGTATTCCACTTTACTGGTACTGAAGCCGCTTTAAGTAATATCAGCACAAAAACACTGGGCATATCGCTACAAGATATTAAAAAAGCTTTCTGA
- a CDS encoding L-fucose isomerase, which translates to MATITNTYPKIGIRPIIDGRLGGVRESLEMTTMQMAKNVKKLYEQTLFYPDGSPVQCIIADTCIGGVSEAAACAHKFEQNNVGVSLSVTPCWCYGSETMDMHPTWPKAIWGFNGTERPGAVYLAATLAAHNQFGLPAFGIYGHDVQDMGDENIPADVKDRLLGFARAGLAVAIMRGKSYLAIGSVSMGIAGSIVMPDLFREYFGMRNEYVDSTEILRRIEKGIYDVAEFDKAMAWVKLNCKEGDDKNPTEKQFSRLQKDEHWAFVVKMTQIIRDLMQGNSKLKELGFGEEANGHEAIVSGFQGQRQWTDFLPNGDFPEAMLNSSFDWNGIRAPFMVATENDSLNGMSMLLGNLLRHTAQIFADVRTYWSPDAVKRVTGWQPEGLGKDGFIHLINSGSAALDGTGRQQNENGPAMKPFWEINETEARLCLEATQWYPANNGYFRGGGYSSQFVTSGGMPVTMCRLNLVKGLGPVLQIAEGYTIDLPDHVHSTLNNRTDPTWPTTWFVPVLTGEGNFTDVYNVMAAWGANHGSFSYGHYGHELITLAAMLRIPVSMHNVPGEKLFRPAAWKAFGSDNEGADYRACATYGPLYK; encoded by the coding sequence ATGGCAACTATAACTAATACTTATCCTAAAATTGGCATCAGGCCAATTATTGATGGCCGGCTTGGCGGCGTGCGCGAATCATTGGAAATGACTACCATGCAAATGGCCAAAAACGTAAAAAAACTATATGAGCAAACACTGTTTTACCCTGATGGTAGCCCGGTACAATGTATCATAGCCGATACTTGTATTGGTGGCGTAAGCGAGGCCGCAGCTTGTGCGCACAAGTTTGAGCAAAATAATGTGGGCGTATCCCTATCTGTAACGCCCTGCTGGTGTTATGGCAGCGAAACTATGGACATGCACCCTACGTGGCCCAAAGCTATATGGGGCTTTAATGGGACTGAGAGGCCCGGAGCGGTTTACCTGGCAGCTACACTGGCTGCACATAACCAGTTTGGGTTGCCTGCTTTTGGTATTTATGGACATGATGTGCAGGATATGGGTGATGAGAACATACCTGCCGATGTGAAAGATAGATTACTGGGCTTTGCCCGCGCAGGCTTAGCCGTTGCTATAATGCGTGGTAAATCATACCTGGCTATCGGCTCTGTTTCTATGGGAATTGCCGGATCTATCGTCATGCCCGATTTGTTTCGTGAATATTTTGGCATGCGCAATGAATATGTTGATTCTACAGAAATATTACGCCGCATTGAAAAGGGAATTTACGATGTAGCAGAATTTGATAAAGCCATGGCATGGGTAAAACTAAACTGCAAAGAAGGCGATGATAAAAATCCAACGGAAAAACAGTTCAGTCGCCTGCAAAAAGATGAGCATTGGGCCTTTGTAGTTAAAATGACGCAAATAATTCGGGACTTAATGCAGGGTAATTCTAAACTTAAGGAACTTGGCTTTGGCGAAGAAGCAAATGGCCACGAAGCCATTGTTTCAGGTTTTCAGGGCCAACGGCAATGGACGGATTTTTTACCTAACGGCGATTTTCCCGAGGCTATGCTAAATTCTTCTTTTGATTGGAATGGAATACGTGCCCCTTTTATGGTAGCAACCGAGAATGATTCGCTAAATGGAATGAGTATGTTGCTGGGTAATTTATTGCGCCATACAGCACAGATATTTGCCGATGTGCGGACCTACTGGAGCCCGGATGCCGTTAAACGTGTTACCGGCTGGCAACCGGAAGGTTTGGGCAAGGATGGATTTATTCATTTGATAAATTCAGGTTCGGCCGCATTAGATGGCACAGGGCGGCAACAAAATGAAAACGGCCCGGCCATGAAGCCATTTTGGGAAATTAATGAAACCGAGGCGCGACTGTGCCTGGAGGCCACACAATGGTATCCTGCAAATAATGGTTATTTCCGCGGCGGGGGATATTCATCGCAATTTGTTACCAGTGGAGGGATGCCTGTAACTATGTGCAGGTTAAACTTGGTTAAAGGGCTTGGGCCTGTGTTGCAAATAGCCGAGGGTTATACTATTGACTTGCCTGATCATGTGCACAGCACATTAAATAACCGCACAGACCCAACATGGCCAACAACCTGGTTTGTGCCTGTACTAACGGGCGAAGGAAATTTTACTGACGTATACAATGTAATGGCGGCATGGGGGGCAAACCACGGATCTTTTAGTTATGGACACTACGGCCATGAATTAATAACGCTGGCTGCTATGTTGCGTATACCTGTAAGTATGCACAATGTACCTGGCGAAAAATTATTCAGGCCAGCGGCATGGAAGGCTTTTGGTTCGGATAATGAAGGGGCTGATTACAGGGCATGCGCTACTTATGGGCCTTTATATAAATAA